In Methylomonas sp. MK1, the following are encoded in one genomic region:
- the rpoH gene encoding RNA polymerase sigma factor RpoH, which produces MNNSLALPINLSVGTFDSYLSLISQMPKLSVEQEQDLALRYRDEGDLNAARELVMSNLRFVAHVARGYAGYGLPLADIVQEGNIGLMKAVKRFDPDMGVRLVSFAVHWIKAEIHEYVIKNWRIVKVATTKAQRKLFFNLRKFKKDLSYLSQDDAEAIAENLDVDVKTVYEMERRLDGRDVGLEPSGDDSEDHAQAPIAYLEQHGADPALLLENSDWEDRKEELLMDAMAGLDDRSRDILASRWLVEDKATLHELADRYQVSAERIRQLEQNAMKKLKAAVSLVA; this is translated from the coding sequence ATGAACAATAGCTTGGCTTTACCGATCAATTTATCGGTTGGGACGTTTGATTCTTATTTAAGCCTGATATCTCAAATGCCCAAACTCAGCGTTGAGCAGGAGCAAGACCTGGCGTTGCGTTACCGGGATGAAGGCGATCTGAACGCCGCGCGCGAGCTGGTGATGTCTAATCTGCGTTTTGTGGCGCATGTGGCCAGAGGCTATGCGGGTTATGGCTTGCCATTGGCGGACATTGTGCAGGAAGGCAACATCGGCTTGATGAAAGCGGTAAAACGTTTCGACCCGGACATGGGCGTGCGTCTGGTGTCTTTTGCCGTACATTGGATCAAAGCTGAAATCCACGAATATGTGATCAAAAACTGGCGCATTGTTAAAGTCGCTACCACTAAAGCGCAGCGCAAACTGTTTTTTAATCTGCGTAAATTCAAAAAGGACTTGAGCTACCTATCGCAAGACGACGCGGAAGCGATTGCGGAAAATCTGGATGTCGATGTTAAAACCGTTTACGAAATGGAACGGCGTTTGGATGGTCGCGATGTAGGGCTTGAGCCGAGTGGCGACGACAGCGAAGATCATGCGCAAGCGCCTATCGCTTATCTGGAACAGCACGGTGCCGATCCGGCTTTATTGTTGGAAAACAGCGACTGGGAAGACCGTAAGGAAGAATTACTGATGGATGCCATGGCCGGTTTGGACGACAGAAGCCGCGATATTCTGGCTAGCCGCTGGCTGGTGGAAGACAAAGCCACTTTGCACGAATTGGCGGATCGTTATCAAGTCTCGGCCGAGCGCATCAGGCAATTGGAACAAAATGCCATGAAAAAGCTGAAAGCAGCGGTGAGCTTGGTGGCGTAA